One Carassius carassius chromosome 28, fCarCar2.1, whole genome shotgun sequence genomic window carries:
- the LOC132108475 gene encoding serine/threonine-protein kinase pim-2-like isoform X2: MGQSTSRVQPFTESEQVYDLPHSKPPKSSPDMTEKHHPHRPDEKPVDDGEGTVLPTSPLKEEKKSNKKKVGHFFKWFSSRLRKKITKSKSSGQDQKPQQPICRSVEVTDLEEPHTSVLQVPPAAEPLVQKDLQTQVHDAPVSVRAGEVSPLMIELDSNEVDTRPEDNICSRYAIGSKLGQGGFGAVYKATRLEDRLKVAVKFVKKTKHTEYISIPDHPKPLPKEVALTILANKGPVMDIIRLLDWQDQQNFYVIVVQRFSHCMDVFRFVQRNGGSIDEKLARLIMFGATLAASACCRRGVYHGDIKLENLLINLENLQIKLIDFGCGSVLTESAYTRFSGTVMYRPPEYILKGEFHGKPATVWSLGILLFRMLCGHFPDSFDFYRTNLNTWSKPGLTEECCHLICSLLQQKPKRRIDLDRIVYHDWF, from the exons ATGGGGCAGAGTACTTCACGAGTACAACCGTTTACGGAGAGCGAGCAGGTCTACGACCTCCCTCACAGTAAACCCCCAAAATCCAGCCCCGACATGACAGAGAAACATCATCCTCATCGGCCTGATGAGAAGCCTGTTGATGATGGGGAGGGAACTGTGCTTCCCACCTCTCCTCTGAAAGAGGAGAAGAAGAGCAATAAAAAGAAAGTGGGCCACTTCTTTAAGTGGTTCTCTTCCCGTTTGAGGAAAAAAATCACCAAAAGCAAGAGCTCAGGTCAGG ATCAGAAGCCTCAACAGCCCATCTGCAGATCTGTGGAGGTCACTGATCTCGAGGAACCTCACACCAGTGTTCTTCAAGTCCCTCCTGCTGCTGAGCCTCTGGTGCAGAAAGATCTCCAAACTCAAGTCCACGATGCTCCAGTCAGTGTGAGAGCAGGTGAAGTGTCTCCTCTGATGATAGAGTTGGACAGCAATGAAGTGGACACGAGACCTGAAG ACAACATTTGCTCCCGATATGCAATTGGCAGCAAGCTGGGTCAAGGTGGATTTGGCGCCGTCTATAAGGCGACTCGTTTGGAGGATAGACTTAAG GTGGCTGTGAAATTCGtcaaaaagacaaaacacacGGAATATATCAGCATT CCTGATCATCCCAAGCCCCTTCCCAAAGAAGTCGCCCTGACAATTCTGGCCAATAAAGGCCCAGTGATGGATATTATTAGGCTGCTGGACTGGCAGGACCAGCAGAACTTCTACGTCATTGTTGTCCAGCGCTTCTCACACTGCATGGATGTTTTCCGCTTTGTGCAACGCAATGGAGGCAGCATCGATGAGAAGTTAGCGAGGCTCATCATGTTTGGGGCAACACTAGCCGCCAGTGCATGTTGTAGACGTGGAGTTTACCATGGGGACATCAAGTTAGAGAACCTGCTGATAAACTTGGAGAACCTCCAAATCAAACTAATTGACTTTGGATGTGGAAGTGTCCTGACAGAATCTGCCTACACGAGATTCAGTG GAACAGTTATGTACCGCCCTCCCGAGTACATACTGAAGGGTGAGTTCCATGGAAAGCCAGCGACGGTCTGGTCTTTAGGGATCCTCTTGTTCAGAATGCTGTGTGGACACTTTCCAGATAGTTTCGACTTCTACAGGACCAACTTGAACACCTGGTCCAAACCTGGCTTGACAGAAG AATGCTGCCATTTGATCTGCTCCCTTCTGCAGCAAAAGCCAAAACGTCGGATTGATCTGGACAGGATTGTTTACCATGACTGGTTTTAG
- the LOC132108475 gene encoding serine/threonine-protein kinase pim-2-like isoform X1 gives MGQSTSRVQPFTESEQVYDLPHSKPPKSSPDMTEKHHPHRPDEKPVDDGEGTVLPTSPLKEEKKSNKKKVGHFFKWFSSRLRKKITKSKSSGQGEMKDQDTETETSGRTDDQKPQQPICRSVEVTDLEEPHTSVLQVPPAAEPLVQKDLQTQVHDAPVSVRAGEVSPLMIELDSNEVDTRPEDNICSRYAIGSKLGQGGFGAVYKATRLEDRLKVAVKFVKKTKHTEYISIPDHPKPLPKEVALTILANKGPVMDIIRLLDWQDQQNFYVIVVQRFSHCMDVFRFVQRNGGSIDEKLARLIMFGATLAASACCRRGVYHGDIKLENLLINLENLQIKLIDFGCGSVLTESAYTRFSGTVMYRPPEYILKGEFHGKPATVWSLGILLFRMLCGHFPDSFDFYRTNLNTWSKPGLTEECCHLICSLLQQKPKRRIDLDRIVYHDWF, from the exons ATGGGGCAGAGTACTTCACGAGTACAACCGTTTACGGAGAGCGAGCAGGTCTACGACCTCCCTCACAGTAAACCCCCAAAATCCAGCCCCGACATGACAGAGAAACATCATCCTCATCGGCCTGATGAGAAGCCTGTTGATGATGGGGAGGGAACTGTGCTTCCCACCTCTCCTCTGAAAGAGGAGAAGAAGAGCAATAAAAAGAAAGTGGGCCACTTCTTTAAGTGGTTCTCTTCCCGTTTGAGGAAAAAAATCACCAAAAGCAAGAGCTCAGGTCAGGGTGAGATGAAAGACCAAGATACTGAGACAGAAACATCCGGGAGAACCGAcg ATCAGAAGCCTCAACAGCCCATCTGCAGATCTGTGGAGGTCACTGATCTCGAGGAACCTCACACCAGTGTTCTTCAAGTCCCTCCTGCTGCTGAGCCTCTGGTGCAGAAAGATCTCCAAACTCAAGTCCACGATGCTCCAGTCAGTGTGAGAGCAGGTGAAGTGTCTCCTCTGATGATAGAGTTGGACAGCAATGAAGTGGACACGAGACCTGAAG ACAACATTTGCTCCCGATATGCAATTGGCAGCAAGCTGGGTCAAGGTGGATTTGGCGCCGTCTATAAGGCGACTCGTTTGGAGGATAGACTTAAG GTGGCTGTGAAATTCGtcaaaaagacaaaacacacGGAATATATCAGCATT CCTGATCATCCCAAGCCCCTTCCCAAAGAAGTCGCCCTGACAATTCTGGCCAATAAAGGCCCAGTGATGGATATTATTAGGCTGCTGGACTGGCAGGACCAGCAGAACTTCTACGTCATTGTTGTCCAGCGCTTCTCACACTGCATGGATGTTTTCCGCTTTGTGCAACGCAATGGAGGCAGCATCGATGAGAAGTTAGCGAGGCTCATCATGTTTGGGGCAACACTAGCCGCCAGTGCATGTTGTAGACGTGGAGTTTACCATGGGGACATCAAGTTAGAGAACCTGCTGATAAACTTGGAGAACCTCCAAATCAAACTAATTGACTTTGGATGTGGAAGTGTCCTGACAGAATCTGCCTACACGAGATTCAGTG GAACAGTTATGTACCGCCCTCCCGAGTACATACTGAAGGGTGAGTTCCATGGAAAGCCAGCGACGGTCTGGTCTTTAGGGATCCTCTTGTTCAGAATGCTGTGTGGACACTTTCCAGATAGTTTCGACTTCTACAGGACCAACTTGAACACCTGGTCCAAACCTGGCTTGACAGAAG AATGCTGCCATTTGATCTGCTCCCTTCTGCAGCAAAAGCCAAAACGTCGGATTGATCTGGACAGGATTGTTTACCATGACTGGTTTTAG